A portion of the Corynebacterium ammoniagenes DSM 20306 genome contains these proteins:
- a CDS encoding YceI family protein: MLKKIFYNRKIMVPIFIVIIVGLTLVAFAPMLYSIFTGPGVTTEPINADKTEPASTDLDGNWEVVKGNPSNYTSVGFTFAEILPAEETVTSGSTNNVSGQAEISDGTVNSAHITVDMDELTTDKQVRDQNMKTKLFETAQYPEATFELTEPVDISSLPEDGSLGDVELTGDLTIKGETKSVTETFQAARDGETILLGGNIPINRLDFNVITPDMIAAKIAEEGTVDIRLTMIKNED; this comes from the coding sequence ATGTTGAAAAAGATTTTCTACAACCGCAAGATCATGGTCCCAATTTTCATTGTGATCATCGTGGGTCTTACGCTTGTAGCGTTCGCACCGATGTTGTATTCAATTTTTACCGGTCCGGGTGTTACTACCGAACCCATCAACGCTGACAAGACCGAACCTGCGTCAACTGACCTGGATGGTAACTGGGAAGTTGTCAAAGGGAACCCATCTAACTACACCTCAGTTGGTTTTACCTTTGCGGAGATTCTTCCTGCGGAGGAAACTGTGACCTCAGGTTCAACCAATAATGTTTCCGGACAAGCAGAAATCTCAGATGGCACGGTGAACTCAGCACATATCACGGTCGACATGGACGAGCTCACGACTGACAAGCAGGTTCGTGATCAGAACATGAAGACCAAGCTCTTTGAGACCGCTCAATATCCTGAAGCAACCTTTGAGCTTACTGAGCCAGTTGATATCAGCAGCCTGCCCGAAGACGGCAGCTTAGGCGATGTCGAGCTGACTGGCGACTTGACCATCAAGGGTGAGACCAAGTCCGTCACTGAAACATTCCAAGCTGCGCGCGATGGCGAGACTATCTTGCTCGGCGGGAACATTCCCATTAACCGCCTGGACTTCAACGTCATCACGCCCGATATGATCGCCGCCAAGATTGCTGAAGAAGGTACCGTCGATATTCGGCTCACGATGATCAAAAACGAAGACTAG
- a CDS encoding RNA polymerase-binding protein RbpA, translated as MADRVLRGSRMGAVSYETDRDHDLAPRQMVKYRTAAGEIYEVPFAHDAEVPEEWLCKNGQWGTLVEGEGVESKPVKPPRTHWDMLRERRSIEELDELLEQRIDALRKRRRSAARMLKEQQEEQAKNAK; from the coding sequence ATGGCAGATCGCGTACTCCGTGGCAGCCGTATGGGCGCTGTAAGCTACGAAACCGACCGCGACCACGATCTCGCACCCCGCCAGATGGTCAAGTACCGCACGGCAGCGGGTGAGATCTACGAAGTTCCTTTCGCACATGATGCAGAAGTACCTGAGGAATGGCTGTGCAAGAACGGCCAGTGGGGCACCTTGGTAGAAGGCGAAGGCGTTGAGTCCAAGCCTGTTAAGCCACCACGTACCCACTGGGATATGTTGCGTGAGCGTCGCTCCATCGAGGAGCTTGATGAACTGCTCGAGCAGCGCATTGACGCACTTCGTAAGCGTCGTCGTTCCGCAGCGCGCATGCTGAAGGAACAGCAGGAAGAACAAGCTAAAAACGCTAAGTAG
- a CDS encoding ABC transporter ATP-binding protein, producing the protein MAYVVFENATCIYPGADKPSVDKFDLDIVDGEFLVLVGPSGCGKSTTLRMLAGLEQVSEGSISIGGKDVTNTEPRDRDIAMVFQNYALYPHMSVRDNMGFALKMAGKTKAEINERVEEAAETLGLTEFLDRKPKALSGGQRQRVAMGRAIVRSPQVFLMDEPLSNLDAKLRVQTRTQIAALQRKLGVTTVYVTHDQTEALTMGDRIAVLKDGKLQQVGTPRELYDAPRNTFVASFIGSPAMNLSTFTVDSQGTASNGTAHIQLPDHTRAALQASGESTIVVGIRPEGFEPISNRDQLPADSHGVIAFTVDFTEELGSDTYLYGHMAEGSAASTSNPASPAASVVSVATNNAAEIVMRISAQEHVEVGETIYAAVAAGGLHLFSSSNGERLN; encoded by the coding sequence ATGGCTTACGTAGTTTTTGAGAACGCCACCTGCATTTATCCCGGGGCGGATAAACCTTCCGTAGACAAATTCGACCTAGACATCGTCGATGGCGAATTTTTAGTCTTGGTGGGCCCATCTGGTTGCGGTAAGTCCACGACATTGCGGATGCTCGCCGGGCTAGAGCAGGTCTCGGAGGGCTCTATTTCTATTGGTGGCAAAGACGTGACCAATACCGAGCCACGTGACCGTGATATTGCCATGGTGTTCCAAAACTATGCCTTGTACCCGCACATGTCCGTGCGCGACAATATGGGCTTTGCGCTCAAGATGGCGGGCAAGACCAAAGCAGAAATCAATGAGCGCGTCGAAGAGGCAGCAGAGACACTGGGGCTGACGGAGTTTTTGGACCGTAAGCCGAAAGCGCTGTCAGGTGGCCAGCGCCAGCGCGTAGCGATGGGACGTGCGATCGTACGTAGCCCGCAGGTCTTTTTGATGGACGAGCCTTTGTCCAACCTAGATGCGAAACTTCGCGTGCAAACCCGCACGCAGATCGCTGCCCTGCAGCGCAAACTCGGTGTGACCACCGTGTATGTCACCCATGACCAGACTGAAGCCTTGACCATGGGTGATCGCATCGCCGTGCTCAAGGATGGAAAGTTGCAACAGGTTGGCACGCCGCGAGAGCTTTACGATGCCCCGCGCAACACCTTCGTAGCCTCTTTCATCGGATCACCTGCGATGAATCTATCGACGTTTACCGTAGACTCCCAGGGCACCGCCAGCAATGGCACGGCACATATTCAATTGCCAGACCACACGCGGGCCGCGCTGCAAGCGTCAGGGGAATCGACAATAGTAGTCGGAATTCGCCCCGAGGGCTTTGAGCCCATCTCCAATCGGGATCAGCTGCCGGCGGATAGCCACGGGGTCATCGCATTTACCGTGGACTTCACTGAAGAACTCGGCAGCGACACCTACTTGTACGGCCACATGGCTGAGGGCAGCGCGGCATCGACAAGCAATCCTGCAAGCCCTGCTGCAAGCGTCGTTTCTGTTGCCACCAACAATGCGGCGGAAATCGTCATGCGTATCAGCGCTCAAGAGCATGTGGAAGTAGGAGAGACCATTTACGCGGCAGTTGCGGCCGGCGGGCTGCACCTTTTCTCATCGTCCAATGGTGAGCGTCTCAACTAA
- a CDS encoding polyprenol monophosphomannose synthase, with the protein MSDTTLVIIPTFNEIENLPLITKRVREATPGVHILIVDDSSPDGTGELADEYASKDDHIHVIHRQSKDGLLGAYIAGFKWGLEREYQVLCEMDADGSHAPEQLHLLLEEIADGADLVIGSRYIPGGETVNWPASREYLSRLGNIYISMALGAGLSDMTAGYRAFRRELLESIDFDELSDAGYIFQVDLAFRAVKDGFDVREVPITFTEREYGESKLDGSFVKDSLFEVTKWGVEHRSEQAKDAVEDITPVVARLVEDTGVTKVPSKIGNAATYVGNLTEELWKVAKFTVQEKISDAKR; encoded by the coding sequence ATGTCTGACACCACCTTGGTGATCATCCCCACTTTTAATGAAATTGAAAACCTGCCGTTGATTACAAAACGCGTGCGTGAAGCAACGCCTGGGGTACACATTTTGATCGTGGATGATTCTTCTCCGGACGGCACTGGTGAGTTGGCAGATGAATACGCGAGCAAGGATGACCACATCCACGTCATCCACCGCCAGAGCAAAGACGGTCTGCTCGGCGCCTATATTGCGGGCTTTAAGTGGGGCCTGGAGCGCGAGTACCAAGTCCTGTGCGAAATGGATGCGGATGGCTCCCATGCTCCAGAACAGCTGCACTTGCTCTTAGAAGAGATTGCAGATGGCGCTGACCTCGTCATTGGCTCGCGCTACATACCTGGTGGGGAGACCGTGAATTGGCCAGCTTCGCGCGAGTACCTCTCTCGCCTGGGCAATATCTACATCTCCATGGCTTTGGGCGCTGGTTTGTCTGACATGACCGCTGGCTACCGCGCATTTCGCCGCGAGCTACTCGAGTCCATCGATTTTGATGAGCTCTCAGATGCCGGTTATATCTTCCAGGTCGATCTCGCATTCCGCGCGGTCAAAGACGGCTTTGATGTCCGCGAGGTACCAATCACCTTCACGGAGCGTGAATACGGTGAGTCCAAGTTGGACGGTTCCTTTGTGAAGGACTCGCTTTTTGAAGTCACCAAGTGGGGCGTTGAACACCGCAGCGAGCAAGCAAAAGATGCCGTGGAAGATATCACTCCCGTGGTTGCCCGCTTGGTGGAGGACACCGGCGTCACCAAGGTTCCTTCCAAGATCGGCAATGCCGCAACCTATGTTGGCAACTTAACAGAGGAGCTGTGGAAGGTCGCGAAATTCACGGTTCAAGAAAAGATCTCGGACGCAAAGCGCTAG
- the lnt gene encoding apolipoprotein N-acyltransferase gives MLLLLRLLLAGISGAGVYFSFEPHGYWFLGILGITGLYISFMPWRGSFLSAKSGALVAFVHALVSYLLLLPWIGELVGAMPYIALGLFLSLYALLLGVFGVFIARLRFGFLLFPSFYLAVELLRSSAPFGGFSWVRLGWGQVDGPLAWLAAWGGPALVTVAAATVGTSIAAVLFGTAPIATTRVDTPRSAHASLFPDRGIRGVALIAALIPFGLTYLAHLGVNKPQHTTETLDVAAIQGNVPRLGLDFNAQRRAVLENHVDVTNELAASGEDVDIVLWPENSSDVNPFRDRQARALIQEAVDSVGVPILVGTLTVDEVGERNTMQVFDENGEPGDYHHKKYLQPFGETMPLRDILIHVSDYVELAGDFKPGEGPGVVNMANTVVGVATCYEVSFDNAFRTSIDNGAQILTSPTNNATFGFSDMTYQQLAMSRMRAIETDRAMVVPATSGVSAIVQPDGTVSQSTEIFEPGYLVEELPLRDSVTFAVRFGWWIQLVLTLFGVAGAGYAWWVKRQPRHAMSAKSAEASRL, from the coding sequence GTGTTACTTTTGCTTCGCCTATTGCTCGCTGGCATTAGCGGCGCCGGCGTTTATTTCTCCTTTGAACCGCACGGCTACTGGTTCCTCGGGATCTTGGGGATCACCGGGCTGTATATTTCTTTCATGCCATGGCGTGGCAGCTTTCTTAGCGCTAAGTCCGGTGCGCTGGTCGCATTTGTGCATGCGCTGGTTTCTTACCTGCTGCTTTTGCCGTGGATCGGGGAGCTCGTCGGAGCGATGCCCTATATCGCGCTGGGCTTATTCTTAAGCTTGTATGCACTGCTCTTAGGCGTATTCGGGGTCTTTATCGCGCGCCTGCGCTTTGGTTTTCTCCTCTTTCCTAGCTTCTACCTCGCGGTGGAACTACTACGTTCGTCCGCACCATTTGGCGGATTTTCCTGGGTTCGCTTGGGCTGGGGACAAGTCGACGGCCCACTGGCGTGGCTTGCTGCGTGGGGTGGACCAGCATTGGTCACGGTCGCTGCGGCAACCGTGGGTACTAGCATCGCAGCTGTTCTATTCGGTACGGCGCCAATCGCTACCACACGGGTCGATACGCCTCGAAGCGCTCATGCTTCGCTTTTTCCGGATCGTGGAATACGTGGGGTAGCGCTCATTGCGGCACTAATTCCCTTCGGGCTGACCTATCTTGCTCACCTAGGAGTGAACAAGCCTCAGCACACCACGGAGACGCTTGATGTGGCTGCGATCCAGGGCAACGTGCCGCGTTTAGGGCTGGATTTTAATGCGCAGCGTCGCGCGGTATTAGAAAACCATGTCGATGTCACCAATGAGCTGGCAGCATCGGGTGAAGACGTCGATATTGTCTTGTGGCCCGAAAATTCCTCCGACGTCAATCCTTTTCGTGACCGTCAAGCGCGCGCTTTGATTCAGGAGGCTGTCGACTCCGTGGGCGTGCCGATTTTGGTGGGCACATTAACAGTCGATGAGGTCGGCGAGCGCAACACCATGCAGGTCTTTGACGAAAATGGTGAGCCAGGGGATTACCACCACAAGAAGTACCTGCAGCCCTTTGGCGAGACCATGCCATTGCGCGATATTTTGATCCACGTTTCGGACTACGTGGAACTCGCGGGTGATTTCAAACCCGGTGAAGGCCCCGGTGTCGTGAACATGGCAAACACGGTGGTGGGTGTGGCCACCTGCTACGAGGTTAGCTTCGACAACGCCTTTAGAACGTCCATTGATAACGGCGCGCAGATTCTCACCAGCCCAACCAATAATGCGACTTTCGGCTTTTCTGACATGACCTATCAGCAGCTAGCGATGAGCCGAATGCGCGCGATTGAAACAGACCGCGCGATGGTGGTTCCAGCGACCTCAGGCGTCTCCGCCATCGTGCAGCCTGACGGCACGGTCTCGCAGAGCACTGAGATATTCGAACCAGGGTACCTCGTAGAAGAGCTTCCACTGCGTGACTCCGTCACTTTTGCTGTGCGCTTCGGCTGGTGGATTCAACTCGTCCTAACCCTCTTCGGCGTGGCCGGGGCAGGGTATGCTTGGTGGGTAAAGCGTCAGCCGCGCCATGCAATGTCGGCCAAGTCTGCCGAAGCTTCTAGACTGTAG
- a CDS encoding FxsA family protein, giving the protein MPFMLVLFVYIVLEGLAFVGVSQLIGVGWTLLVLLATMLFGMTIASLEVRRIMRGKTKRTEDGSVIMEDATPGRTAGNVGLTLAGGVLLSLPGFITTIIGVFLILPPTRALLRTLLSAKLFKSVENLGVRFYDASPMAGQHDSYGSFGNFGNPGGPAGGFGASRATGSHPSAQSTGSQPDNHEVIDEEEIRSWTESISPEDFRSSNGSQGSDDSGSDGSSRGDK; this is encoded by the coding sequence ATGCCGTTCATGCTTGTCTTATTCGTATATATCGTCCTAGAAGGCCTTGCCTTCGTCGGGGTGTCACAACTCATTGGTGTGGGCTGGACCTTATTGGTGCTGCTTGCGACCATGCTTTTCGGAATGACCATCGCCAGCTTGGAAGTACGCCGCATTATGCGCGGTAAAACCAAACGTACTGAGGATGGCTCAGTCATCATGGAAGATGCCACGCCTGGGCGTACTGCCGGCAATGTCGGATTGACCTTGGCCGGCGGCGTGCTCTTGTCTCTTCCCGGCTTTATCACCACCATTATTGGCGTCTTTCTCATCTTGCCGCCGACCCGCGCGCTGTTGCGCACTCTGCTATCCGCCAAGCTCTTTAAGTCTGTAGAAAATCTCGGCGTGCGTTTTTATGATGCCTCTCCGATGGCTGGTCAGCACGATAGCTACGGCAGCTTTGGAAATTTTGGCAATCCTGGTGGCCCAGCTGGCGGCTTTGGTGCCTCACGCGCTACTGGATCCCATCCCTCCGCGCAATCAACGGGTTCGCAGCCGGATAACCATGAAGTCATTGATGAAGAAGAAATCCGTAGTTGGACCGAGTCCATCTCCCCGGAAGATTTTCGATCTTCCAATGGTTCGCAAGGGTCTGATGACTCTGGCTCCGATGGTTCTTCACGCGGCGACAAGTAG
- a CDS encoding cobalamin biosynthesis protein CobG encodes MPRPIISTHSDSTALRLFPAGGITSSQDWLELAETARAFADANVYLTAHSTVELRNITQLDQAVERLSATSLHTSSCRVVASPLNARARQLAHSIGTAVPDSAAENLVVGVDAGDGTIESQGLDVCVYLAESSSEVRVSTAEQELSTTITEAPQAVAQLLHKLGSNNDAELFDATLPTTELPIGWLAEHMPEGRVELGVGLYQGVMHADIAELVGRMEVPVTITPWKGLIFHDLAEADAEVVVRVLAPRGLIFDVNSPFL; translated from the coding sequence ATGCCACGACCAATTATTTCCACCCACTCCGATTCCACCGCGCTTCGTCTTTTCCCCGCAGGTGGGATTACTAGCTCGCAGGATTGGCTCGAATTGGCTGAGACCGCTCGCGCTTTCGCTGATGCCAACGTGTATCTGACAGCGCACAGCACGGTGGAATTGCGCAATATTACCCAGCTCGACCAGGCCGTTGAGCGTTTAAGCGCCACCTCCTTGCACACATCGTCGTGCCGGGTGGTCGCTTCCCCACTCAATGCACGTGCCCGTCAACTTGCGCACTCCATCGGCACCGCGGTGCCGGATTCTGCGGCGGAAAATCTCGTCGTCGGCGTCGATGCCGGGGATGGAACCATCGAAAGCCAAGGCCTCGACGTCTGTGTTTATTTGGCCGAAAGCTCCTCCGAGGTGCGGGTGAGCACAGCGGAGCAAGAACTGAGCACCACCATCACTGAGGCTCCGCAAGCGGTAGCTCAGCTTCTTCACAAGCTTGGCTCCAACAACGACGCAGAGCTTTTCGATGCCACCTTGCCCACCACCGAACTGCCCATTGGCTGGTTAGCCGAGCATATGCCCGAAGGGCGGGTGGAACTTGGCGTAGGCCTTTACCAAGGCGTCATGCACGCGGATATCGCAGAACTCGTAGGCCGCATGGAAGTCCCCGTTACGATTACGCCCTGGAAAGGTCTTATCTTTCATGACCTCGCGGAAGCCGACGCTGAGGTAGTCGTGCGCGTGCTGGCACCGCGAGGTTTAATCTTCGATGTGAACTCGCCGTTTCTCTAA
- a CDS encoding SDR family oxidoreductase, protein MSSARSATGQGALLILGGRSDIGGELARKLCPGREVVLAARGTHGMDNLSHKLEALGATKVHQIDFDAAAIDSHREVVNHARQLAGEISCAVVAFGILGEQERAEEEEAHAVEIATVDYLAQVSMLTVLSDAMASGYIIAFSSIAGWRARRANYVYGSTKAGLDAFCQGLADKFELDRAKDLALITARPGFVIGSMTEGMKPAPMSVTPEIVAGAIVKEIHKQDGAKPRSKTLWIPAQLALLAFVMRLVPRPIWRKMPR, encoded by the coding sequence GTGAGCTCCGCTAGGTCTGCCACAGGGCAGGGAGCTCTTCTTATTCTGGGCGGGCGCAGCGATATCGGCGGTGAGCTTGCGCGCAAGCTGTGCCCAGGGCGAGAGGTAGTGCTCGCTGCACGCGGCACACATGGCATGGATAATCTCTCGCACAAGCTTGAAGCTTTAGGCGCGACAAAGGTACACCAGATCGATTTTGATGCCGCGGCTATTGATTCTCACCGTGAGGTGGTCAATCACGCACGCCAGCTGGCGGGAGAAATCTCGTGCGCGGTGGTTGCCTTTGGCATCTTAGGAGAGCAAGAGCGGGCAGAAGAAGAGGAAGCCCACGCGGTGGAGATCGCCACGGTGGATTATCTGGCCCAGGTCTCCATGCTCACAGTGCTTTCCGATGCCATGGCGTCCGGATATATCATTGCCTTTTCTTCCATCGCGGGGTGGCGGGCTCGGCGCGCTAACTACGTCTACGGCTCCACGAAAGCCGGCTTGGATGCGTTCTGCCAGGGACTAGCCGATAAATTTGAACTCGATCGCGCAAAGGATCTAGCTCTGATTACGGCACGTCCCGGGTTTGTGATTGGTTCCATGACCGAAGGGATGAAGCCCGCGCCCATGTCCGTGACCCCGGAGATTGTTGCCGGGGCCATCGTCAAGGAGATACACAAGCAAGATGGTGCAAAACCACGAAGCAAAACTTTGTGGATCCCAGCTCAGCTAGCGCTGCTCGCATTTGTCATGCGGCTGGTGCCGCGGCCAATTTGGCGAAAGATGCCGCGGTAA
- a CDS encoding M24 family metallopeptidase → MASMSLLTTFAPEIYEQRLQRAQEITKADGIDAVVVATGEDFFYLTGSMLSSHERLTALIIPAEGKPQLFAPGTDILDLNLSPVPELNIEVHGWNDGDDVYAQVADVIGRDSAKVAATAALTADHLFQLQNLLSAQWVLANTALAELFSSKDPAEIDELRKAAQAIDRVHEQVPALLQPGRTEKEVADELTDLILQEHVSVDFVIVGSMENGANPHHSFSDRVINAGDPVVVDIGGTLASGYHSDCTRTYVAGGDISQAPEDFLKAYQVLKDAQQASLDFAKPGRTAEEIDASSRTPITQAGYGEYFTHRLGHGIGLSGHEEPFIIAGNDLVIQENMAFSIEPGIYIPGKWGMRIEDIVTTTAEGIESLNQVPRELR, encoded by the coding sequence ATGGCAAGTATGAGTTTATTGACGACGTTTGCACCTGAAATTTATGAACAGCGCTTGCAGCGCGCCCAGGAGATCACGAAGGCCGATGGAATTGACGCGGTCGTGGTCGCTACCGGTGAAGACTTCTTTTATCTCACCGGTTCCATGCTGTCCTCGCATGAGCGTTTGACCGCGCTCATCATCCCTGCGGAAGGAAAGCCGCAGCTTTTTGCACCAGGTACCGATATTTTGGACCTGAATCTGTCTCCGGTACCGGAACTCAACATCGAGGTGCATGGATGGAATGATGGCGATGATGTCTACGCCCAAGTAGCTGATGTCATTGGCCGTGATTCTGCGAAGGTAGCGGCAACCGCAGCGCTAACAGCAGATCACCTATTCCAGTTGCAGAACCTGCTCTCCGCACAATGGGTGCTGGCGAACACTGCGCTGGCGGAGCTATTTTCCTCCAAGGACCCGGCAGAGATTGATGAGCTGCGTAAGGCAGCGCAAGCCATCGATCGCGTACACGAACAGGTACCGGCACTGCTTCAACCAGGTCGCACCGAAAAAGAAGTGGCAGATGAGCTAACTGACTTGATCCTCCAAGAGCACGTGAGCGTGGACTTTGTCATCGTGGGCTCAATGGAAAATGGCGCTAATCCACACCACAGTTTCTCCGATCGCGTCATCAATGCAGGCGATCCCGTAGTCGTCGATATCGGCGGCACTTTGGCAAGCGGTTACCACTCCGACTGCACCCGCACCTATGTCGCCGGCGGAGACATCTCCCAAGCTCCCGAGGATTTCCTTAAGGCTTATCAGGTACTCAAGGATGCACAGCAGGCATCATTGGACTTTGCAAAGCCCGGGCGCACAGCGGAAGAAATTGATGCATCGTCACGCACCCCAATTACCCAGGCCGGGTACGGTGAATACTTCACTCACCGCCTTGGCCACGGCATTGGTTTAAGCGGGCATGAAGAGCCATTTATCATCGCGGGCAATGACTTGGTCATCCAGGAAAATATGGCGTTTTCCATCGAACCGGGAATTTATATTCCAGGCAAGTGGGGAATGCGTATCGAAGATATCGTCACCACCACCGCAGAGGGCATTGAGTCTTTGAACCAGGTGCCACGTGAGCTCCGCTAG
- a CDS encoding serine protease, which translates to MLIAPDLEATTEDISTPLVLTCAHFFRTAPLGAFNVRGHKLRQRLAAVRVIDGTDIAIALLQGSASQRQLLGVGNQFFYPGKKTATFGFGGNSTHAVVKAGTVITPSPISFSRGGHTRVRPAAIQFNTPKAIKGDSGGAVLSMRAHDSLPTINAVQSLILDPFGFNLGLATVAQLRPHKKALQQAAQSLLAINQDTKQD; encoded by the coding sequence ATGCTCATTGCTCCTGATTTAGAAGCCACAACGGAAGATATTTCCACGCCGCTGGTTTTAACCTGCGCGCATTTTTTCCGCACAGCTCCGCTTGGTGCGTTTAACGTGCGCGGCCACAAGCTACGTCAACGCCTTGCGGCCGTGCGCGTCATCGATGGCACGGACATTGCAATTGCGCTCCTGCAAGGCTCAGCGTCCCAGCGCCAGCTGCTCGGCGTGGGAAACCAGTTCTTTTATCCGGGGAAGAAAACTGCCACTTTTGGCTTTGGCGGAAACTCCACCCACGCTGTAGTCAAAGCAGGCACGGTCATCACACCGAGCCCGATTTCTTTCTCACGCGGCGGACACACCCGTGTGCGCCCAGCGGCAATTCAATTCAATACGCCCAAGGCCATCAAAGGTGACTCCGGCGGCGCCGTTTTATCCATGCGGGCACACGATTCACTGCCGACCATCAACGCCGTGCAATCGCTCATCCTGGACCCATTCGGCTTCAATCTTGGACTCGCTACCGTTGCCCAGCTTCGTCCACATAAAAAGGCCCTGCAACAAGCAGCGCAGAGCCTTTTAGCTATAAATCAAGACACCAAGCAGGACTAG